A window from Christensenellaceae bacterium encodes these proteins:
- a CDS encoding MarR family winged helix-turn-helix transcriptional regulator, translated as MYSEGDFPSVQINRAKMILKSYFDKKAAELGITGPQVPYIALIAKSGEGITQIEATRILGYDKANSSRVMSELENKQLIEKITQDKRTLIRLTSDGQEIAGKIREITQKWYKTSFEGIDKKDIEVFRRVKKKMLENCMKAIEEKL; from the coding sequence ATGTATTCAGAGGGAGACTTTCCGTCAGTGCAGATAAACAGGGCTAAGATGATACTAAAGAGTTATTTTGACAAAAAGGCGGCAGAGTTGGGTATAACCGGCCCTCAAGTACCCTACATTGCATTGATTGCAAAATCAGGTGAGGGGATAACTCAGATTGAGGCCACCAGAATATTGGGTTATGACAAAGCAAATTCATCAAGGGTGATGTCTGAGCTTGAAAATAAACAGCTTATAGAAAAGATAACGCAGGATAAGCGGACGCTAATTCGGCTCACCTCAGATGGGCAGGAGATTGCCGGAAAAATTCGTGAGATTACTCAGAAGTGGTATAAAACCAGCTTTGAAGGAATAGACAAAAAAGACATAGAAGTGTTTAGGCGCGTTAAAAAAAAGATGCTTGAAAATTGTATGAAGGCAATTGAGGAGAAATTATGA
- a CDS encoding iron-containing alcohol dehydrogenase codes for MEQLKKEVSTKINLDIGVINRLDTKKFKNILVLTGPKNSLDIFKQKVEPHLKKGKYIVYSQISANPADGEVYLITNSVRDKNIDCIISVGGGSVMDCGRLVSLLLSHSGFLHDYVLGGSLGTGSITSNLIHHITIPTVCGTGAEISAISAVTINGRKQRIFSPYLVPEATYIDPELMKNIPVKLWAGIGFECFAGAIEAYTSTLSNVSSDNFALEALKEYVKTMPKILKEPNKVEYIKQMAIASLNSTMAVGMSSLGAIHAIGEALSGRLNLHTGIALAIVAPSVCEFNYEANKPKYDNLKEVFGYTKQRSIKAAVGEIINNTGVFVPKIKDKIKDILDDIVQDSMNHILLGNARPVKPEDILKILEKLG; via the coding sequence ATGGAACAACTAAAAAAGGAAGTTTCTACCAAAATCAATCTGGATATAGGAGTGATAAACCGTCTTGACACCAAAAAATTTAAAAACATTTTGGTTTTGACGGGGCCCAAAAACTCACTCGATATATTCAAGCAGAAAGTAGAACCGCATCTTAAAAAAGGCAAGTATATTGTATATTCGCAGATAAGCGCAAACCCCGCTGACGGTGAGGTTTATCTTATAACCAATTCTGTGAGGGACAAAAATATAGACTGCATAATTTCGGTTGGCGGAGGCTCGGTTATGGATTGCGGCAGGTTGGTGAGTTTGTTGCTCTCTCACAGTGGATTTTTGCATGATTATGTTTTGGGCGGAAGCTTGGGCACCGGCAGCATAACCTCTAATCTCATTCATCACATAACAATCCCGACGGTCTGTGGCACAGGAGCGGAAATATCCGCCATAAGTGCTGTTACTATAAATGGGCGCAAGCAAAGAATATTCAGCCCTTATCTGGTGCCTGAGGCCACATATATAGACCCAGAGCTTATGAAAAATATTCCCGTTAAGCTTTGGGCAGGCATCGGATTTGAATGCTTTGCCGGAGCTATTGAGGCCTATACTTCGACACTTAGCAATGTGTCCAGCGACAACTTCGCGCTGGAGGCACTTAAGGAATATGTAAAGACTATGCCAAAGATACTCAAAGAGCCCAACAAGGTGGAGTATATAAAACAGATGGCTATAGCGTCACTTAACTCTACTATGGCGGTGGGGATGAGCAGTCTTGGCGCAATTCACGCAATTGGTGAAGCACTTAGCGGCAGGCTAAACCTGCACACGGGCATAGCGCTTGCCATTGTGGCTCCAAGCGTTTGTGAATTTAATTATGAGGCAAACAAACCAAAATATGACAATCTGAAGGAAGTGTTTGGTTACACCAAACAAAGGAGCATAAAAGCAGCCGTGGGTGAAATAATAAATAACACAGGGGTGTTTGTTCCGAAGATAAAAGACAAGATAAAAGATATACTTGATGACATAGTGCAAGACAGTATGAATCACATTCTGCTGGGAAATGCAAGACCCGTAAAGCCGGAAGATATTTTAAAAATTCTGGAAAAGCTGGGTTAA
- a CDS encoding ABC transporter ATP-binding protein/permease — MSEKKSGPPMGGGPGGRMRVAEKPKNFKKSIGKLLKYLKPMRVILVVALTLVVMASVISILGPKISINITDEITNVLKGLPIDMGVIIYFSLIVLGMYVLSAIFNFIQSFIFAGITAKITKKLRSEMIEKINKLPLKYYDNNLYGDTLSRITNDIDTIAQTLNMSLSSLVMACVTAIGIPVLMFTINVKWTLIALGVVLLVLVGMFVIIKISQKYFIRQQRSLGEVNGHIEEVFSSHTVVKVFNGEKRALEKFDEGNGKLFASAYKSQFLSGLMMPMMRAVGSINMVLIALVAGMEVISTGNYSLLAALPFFIVYINRLNEPLQNLATSASTLQQTAAASERVFEFLDETEQQDESEKVITIPEVKGLVEFKNVSFGYNPDKEVIHDFSCVAKPGYKVAIVGPTGAGKTTIVNLLMRFYETTGGEITIDGVSIKDMNREFVRSLFGMVLQDTWLFEGTIKENMAFGNPSTTQEQIEQACQAANIDHFIKAQPKGYDMMLSEESNLSVGEKQLFTIARAMVQNAPMLILDEATSSVDTRTEEQIQKAMDKLMKGRTSFVIAHRLSTIKNADLILVMKDGNIIESGTHKELIVRGGFYAELYNSQFSKNSVEIVDEEDLPQGDVVVAT, encoded by the coding sequence ATGAGTGAGAAAAAGAGCGGTCCTCCAATGGGCGGCGGACCGGGCGGCCGCATGAGAGTGGCTGAGAAGCCGAAAAATTTTAAGAAGAGTATAGGCAAACTATTAAAATATCTCAAACCTATGCGTGTGATTTTAGTGGTAGCCTTAACACTCGTGGTGATGGCCAGCGTAATATCAATATTGGGACCAAAAATATCAATTAACATAACAGATGAAATCACTAATGTGCTTAAAGGTTTGCCGATTGATATGGGCGTGATTATTTATTTCAGCCTTATTGTTTTGGGAATGTATGTTTTGAGCGCAATATTTAACTTTATTCAGAGCTTTATATTTGCCGGCATCACAGCCAAAATAACAAAGAAACTTAGAAGTGAAATGATTGAAAAGATAAACAAGCTGCCTCTCAAGTATTATGACAACAACCTTTATGGAGACACTTTGAGCCGCATAACAAACGACATTGACACCATTGCACAAACATTGAACATGAGCTTAAGCAGTCTTGTGATGGCGTGTGTTACTGCAATAGGCATACCGGTCTTAATGTTTACGATAAACGTTAAGTGGACGCTTATAGCACTTGGCGTGGTTTTGCTGGTTTTGGTTGGAATGTTTGTTATAATTAAAATTTCACAAAAATATTTTATACGTCAGCAGCGCTCTTTGGGCGAGGTCAACGGACACATTGAGGAGGTATTTTCTTCTCACACGGTGGTAAAAGTTTTTAACGGCGAAAAAAGAGCGCTTGAAAAATTTGATGAAGGCAATGGCAAACTGTTTGCCAGCGCGTATAAATCACAGTTTTTAAGCGGACTTATGATGCCGATGATGAGGGCAGTAGGCAGCATTAATATGGTGCTTATAGCTCTTGTTGCGGGTATGGAAGTTATCTCGACCGGAAACTATAGTTTGCTTGCAGCACTCCCGTTCTTTATTGTATACATCAACAGATTAAACGAGCCGCTTCAAAACTTGGCGACATCTGCAAGCACGCTTCAGCAGACGGCTGCCGCCAGCGAAAGAGTATTTGAATTTTTGGATGAAACCGAACAGCAGGATGAGAGTGAAAAGGTGATTACTATTCCTGAGGTTAAGGGTCTTGTTGAATTTAAGAACGTAAGTTTTGGATATAACCCTGACAAAGAAGTTATTCATGACTTCAGCTGTGTAGCAAAGCCCGGGTATAAAGTGGCGATTGTAGGGCCGACCGGTGCCGGAAAAACTACTATCGTAAACCTTCTTATGCGCTTTTATGAGACTACGGGCGGTGAAATAACTATAGACGGTGTATCCATAAAAGACATGAACAGAGAGTTTGTCAGAAGCTTGTTTGGGATGGTACTTCAGGACACATGGCTGTTTGAAGGCACCATAAAAGAAAATATGGCCTTTGGAAACCCAAGCACCACTCAGGAACAGATTGAACAGGCTTGTCAGGCTGCCAACATTGACCATTTCATCAAGGCACAGCCCAAAGGCTATGATATGATGCTTAGCGAAGAGAGTAATCTCAGTGTTGGTGAAAAGCAGCTCTTTACCATAGCGCGCGCTATGGTTCAAAACGCACCTATGCTCATACTTGACGAGGCCACCAGCTCGGTGGATACCCGAACCGAAGAGCAGATACAAAAAGCTATGGATAAGCTTATGAAAGGAAGAACTAGTTTTGTTATTGCTCACAGGCTTTCTACAATCAAAAATGCAGACTTGATACTTGTTATGAAAGACGGCAATATCATTGAAAGCGGCACACACAAAGAGCTTATTGTAAGAGGCGGATTTTATGCCGAGCTTTATAACAGTCAGTTCAGCAAAAACTCAGTTGAAATTGTGGATGAAGAGGATTTGCCTCAGGGAGACGTTGTCGTTGCGACGTAA
- a CDS encoding arsenic efflux protein: MWWEVLLEALIDSAKILPILLAAYILIELIETAVTAKKIKGKKWWTPIAGAGFGLIPQCGFSVVAADMYSKRQITLGALFAVFIATSDEAIPVILANPESIGALLPLLLIKFVFALSVGLLVDAALRLKKNKQTVGEFVHQPSAEPAAQNLDATLLKVTVKNARGRSRMRENPHEHHIGCCGHHVDCENGVGHSHSRWHRYLLHPLIHSLKIFGFILAINILFGFIIYFVGEAALTDFLMQSYWFTPLLAVAVGLIPNCASSVVITELYIVGGIPFGACLAGLCINAGLGFIILFKQNKNIKQNLAILGSLFVLSVAVGYLTLFFEQIIVI, translated from the coding sequence ATGTGGTGGGAAGTTTTGCTTGAAGCTTTGATAGACAGCGCAAAGATACTGCCTATTTTGCTTGCCGCCTATATATTAATAGAGCTAATTGAAACCGCGGTGACCGCCAAAAAAATCAAAGGCAAAAAATGGTGGACGCCTATCGCCGGCGCCGGCTTCGGACTTATTCCGCAGTGCGGCTTCAGCGTAGTTGCGGCAGATATGTATAGCAAGCGTCAGATTACGCTTGGAGCATTATTTGCAGTCTTTATTGCAACAAGTGACGAAGCGATACCCGTGATTTTAGCTAATCCTGAAAGCATAGGTGCACTTTTGCCGTTGCTGCTTATTAAGTTTGTGTTTGCGCTCAGCGTGGGTCTTTTGGTTGACGCAGCGCTGAGGCTTAAGAAAAATAAACAGACTGTCGGTGAATTTGTGCACCAGCCAAGTGCGGAGCCGGCGGCGCAAAATCTTGACGCTACACTTCTCAAGGTGACGGTGAAAAATGCAAGAGGCCGAAGCCGTATGAGAGAAAATCCGCACGAGCACCACATAGGCTGCTGCGGGCACCATGTAGACTGTGAAAACGGCGTCGGGCACTCGCACAGCAGATGGCATAGATATCTTCTGCACCCGCTAATTCATTCGCTTAAGATATTTGGATTTATTCTGGCTATAAATATTTTGTTTGGGTTTATAATCTATTTTGTTGGGGAAGCAGCCCTAACTGACTTTTTGATGCAGAGCTATTGGTTTACACCTCTGTTGGCGGTTGCTGTGGGGCTTATTCCAAATTGCGCCTCGTCTGTTGTTATTACCGAGCTTTATATTGTGGGCGGAATTCCGTTTGGGGCGTGCCTGGCCGGGTTATGTATTAATGCCGGACTTGGGTTTATAATTTTGTTTAAGCAAAATAAAAATATTAAACAAAATCTTGCAATTTTGGGTTCATTGTTTGTTTTGAGCGTAGCGGTTGGATATTTAACGCTGTTTTTTGAGCAGATAATAGTTATATAG
- a CDS encoding ABC transporter ATP-binding protein/permease translates to MIKILKYLKWHEWVMVVLVLALTGAGVWLDLTVPEYMTQIIGLFGPGQAPTSAEIWDKSWHMLLIVGGSIACSVISIWFATRVAAGLSRTVRRKLFEKVNGFSMQEMNKFSTPSLIVRTTNDITQLQTVLVMTLRMAVYSPIMVVIAATKIIGKSIELSSVIWIAVAVLIILLGTLAAFILPKFSKIQKLNDKLSSVSRENLTGIRVIRANGAENIQQQKFEGVNSSLTNMNLFVARISAMLMPIVMLIFGTLTVMIYWLGAELIGTGATNYDTVVLFATYGIQIIMSFLIIAMLFIMIPRGQVSANRIREVLNTRNQIIEGALGEEEIRERNSQNLHGQVEFKNVSFKYPDADEYMLKDISFTAHGGQTVAFIGSTGSGKSTLINLIPRFFDATDGEILIDGINVRDYKFEALNNKLGFVPQKGVLFSGSIRENIQYGKQNADDQEINRALEIAQSSFVFEMEGGLDYQIAQSGKNVSGGQRQRLSIARAVVKNPEIYIFDDSFSALDYKTDKALRASLKENCTSATKFIVAQRVGSIMDADQILVLEKGMVVGCGTHKELLKSCEIYKEIAFSQLSKEELKNE, encoded by the coding sequence ATGATAAAGATATTAAAATATTTAAAGTGGCATGAATGGGTTATGGTGGTCCTGGTTTTGGCACTTACCGGTGCAGGTGTGTGGCTTGATTTGACCGTGCCCGAATATATGACCCAGATAATAGGATTGTTCGGACCCGGGCAGGCTCCCACAAGCGCAGAGATATGGGACAAGAGCTGGCACATGCTTCTTATTGTAGGAGGCTCAATTGCTTGTTCGGTTATAAGCATTTGGTTTGCTACCCGCGTAGCGGCAGGGCTTAGCCGCACGGTAAGAAGAAAGCTGTTTGAAAAGGTAAACGGATTTTCGATGCAGGAGATGAATAAATTTTCTACTCCCAGCTTGATTGTGCGAACAACCAACGACATAACTCAGCTTCAGACGGTTTTGGTTATGACCTTGAGGATGGCGGTATATTCTCCCATTATGGTCGTAATTGCGGCAACAAAGATTATAGGTAAAAGCATAGAGCTGTCGTCAGTAATTTGGATAGCTGTTGCGGTACTGATTATTCTGCTGGGAACTCTTGCAGCATTTATTCTGCCCAAGTTTTCAAAAATTCAAAAACTTAACGACAAATTGAGTTCGGTGTCAAGAGAAAATCTGACAGGTATCAGAGTTATAAGAGCAAACGGAGCCGAAAATATTCAGCAGCAAAAGTTTGAAGGGGTCAACTCCTCTCTTACTAATATGAACTTGTTTGTTGCACGTATTTCAGCTATGCTTATGCCTATAGTAATGCTTATTTTCGGAACGCTTACGGTAATGATTTATTGGCTGGGGGCTGAGCTTATTGGAACAGGCGCAACAAATTATGATACTGTTGTCTTGTTTGCAACATACGGAATTCAGATTATTATGAGCTTTTTGATTATTGCTATGCTGTTTATTATGATACCGCGCGGTCAGGTGTCGGCAAACCGTATAAGAGAAGTGCTTAACACCCGAAACCAAATTATAGAGGGAGCTTTGGGTGAAGAGGAAATAAGAGAAAGAAATTCGCAGAATCTGCATGGGCAGGTGGAATTTAAAAATGTAAGCTTTAAATATCCCGATGCCGATGAATATATGCTGAAAGATATTTCGTTTACGGCACACGGCGGGCAGACGGTTGCTTTTATAGGCTCTACCGGCAGCGGAAAAAGTACGCTGATAAATCTTATCCCAAGATTTTTTGACGCAACCGACGGCGAAATTTTGATTGATGGTATAAATGTAAGAGATTATAAATTTGAGGCACTCAACAATAAGCTTGGTTTTGTTCCGCAAAAAGGAGTGCTCTTTAGCGGAAGCATCAGAGAAAACATACAATACGGCAAACAGAATGCCGATGATCAGGAAATAAACCGAGCACTTGAAATTGCTCAGTCGTCGTTTGTGTTTGAGATGGAAGGCGGGCTTGACTATCAGATAGCCCAGAGCGGAAAAAACGTTTCGGGTGGACAGCGTCAAAGATTATCGATTGCACGTGCCGTGGTTAAAAATCCGGAAATATACATATTTGATGACAGCTTTTCGGCCCTTGACTATAAAACTGACAAGGCACTGCGGGCGAGCCTTAAAGAAAACTGTACCTCGGCCACTAAGTTTATTGTGGCGCAGCGTGTAGGTTCAATTATGGATGCTGACCAAATTTTGGTGCTTGAAAAGGGTATGGTTGTAGGGTGCGGCACACACAAAGAGCTTCTTAAGTCCTGCGAGATATATAAAGAAATTGCGTTCAGCCAATTGAGCAAGGAGGAACTGAAAAATGAGTGA